In Silene latifolia isolate original U9 population chromosome X, ASM4854445v1, whole genome shotgun sequence, the following proteins share a genomic window:
- the LOC141618635 gene encoding uncharacterized protein LOC141618635, giving the protein MRKPELLGRMSKWSVHLSGYDIRYDPRTAIKSQTLADFVPDFSPAILNLADEEILTLKGNKEAEVWKMHIDGASNQRGAGLGLILCLPQGDLIAQAVRCEFKVTNNKTEYEALILGIQLALELGVRNLQIFSDSLLIANHVNNEFIARDSNMIAYLKVVKELKQKFKDCRIK; this is encoded by the coding sequence ATGAGGAAGCCTGAGCTATTAGGCAGAATGTCAAAGTGGTCCGTACATCTTAGTGGATACGATATCAGGTATGATCCGAGAACAGCAATAAAGTCGCAGACACTGGCAGACTTTGTGCcagacttcagcccagctatCCTAAATTTGGCAGACGAAGAGATCTTAACCCTCAAAGGGAACAAGGAAGCAGAAGTCTGGAAGATGCACATcgatggagcctccaaccaaaggggggcaggcttAGGACTAATCTTGTGTTTACCGCAGGGggacctgatagcacaagcagtaaggTGTGAGTTTAAGGTAACCAACAATAAAACAGAATACGAAGCCTTAATACTAGGAATACAGCTAGCTCTAGAGTTGGGAGTCAGGAACCTACAAATATTCAGTGACTCTTTGCTAATAGCTAATCATGTGAATAATGAATTTATAGCCAGAGACTCAAATATGATCGCCTACTTAAAGGTAGTAAAGGAGCTGAAACAGAAATTCAAAGATTGCAGGATTAAGTAG